TACCGGCGTCGCGGCAGGCGATGAAGTGTGCGCCGATGTCGTCGAATTGCGACAACATGGTGATTAACCGGTAGTCGATCTTCCACGCATCGAGGGTCGGTTCGGTGAATACGAGGCACGTGTCGCCGGGCAGCGTGTCCTGATTGAGATAGCTGCGGTAGCCGATGATGGCGAACAGCGGCAATCCGAAATCATGGAGTGCGTTGCGGATTGCGTCGCCGGATTCGAGCAGGCCGGTGCACTGGATGAGCACGAGTGGGGCGGCGCCGCCTAACTGGAGGCCGGCGGCGACCTGCCATGCTTCTCCTTCGCGGCAGACGCGAACGAGGCTGGGTGTGCCGCGCTCTTTGATGGCGGCTTGCCACCGGCCGATGGTACTGTCCGGCACAGTGACGACGTGGGTGACGCCGAGCTGCTCGAGCAGAGTGCAGATTTTTTCGCCTGAGAACATCGCCACAACGGTGGGTGGGTGTTTGCGAGGATCGTGAGACTACTGATAGGATAGTCGTGGACCACTTCCCGCAGCGAGCTCGGCAACGGGCAGAGGCAATTCATGGCCGTGGGCACGCATCAGTGTCGCCGGCTCTTTCCACTGGTTGCGCGAGAAGCCCGGGCCGAGCATCGTGACGAGCGGCTGTTCGCGGTGCGACGAACCTGGAACACCAATCAACCCATCCGGCCGATCATAACGAGTCGCCAGCGACGGCCAGCGCCGCGTAAGTCCAGCTCATGACGCTCCAAACCAGGGCTACGGACACGACGTAAGGCATGACGTCACTGGCTCGCCCCGCGCGCACGCAGATGACCGAAAGGAGGAGCTCGGTCACGCCCAGACCGAGCAGGACGCGGGGCCGCCACCCGAAGCTGCCGGCGCCGGCCCACGCTTCGCCTAACAGGCAAAGGAGGACGGGCGGGACGAGTAACGCGACAGCGAGCAGGTGCGGCCACACCGCTGCCTGAGCCTTGCAGCGCCGGATCTCACCCAACACGAGGAGCCCAACGATCAGCGGAATGGCGATGAGTCCGCCAGATTCCCTAAACAGCATTTGCTAACAGAGTTAGTGCCGTCGGGATGATGACCAACGCGCCGCCAGGCATCTTGACCCGATACCTTGGTGGCGCGACATTCGTCGGATGCAGTGAACCTTCGACCAAGGAGTGAGCCATGCGCCGCTTCGCCCGCGCCGCCGCGGTAGGTTGGTTGGTCGTGCTGCCCGGCGTTAGTGCGCTGGGCTGTGCCCACGAGGTCGCGCTCGATCCCCACGCGCCAACGGAAGTCACCCTGGTGAACGACATGGGGACGTGGTATGACCTCTACCTGGTCCAGGGTGTCCAACGCGTCCAGGTTGGGCGGATCGATTCGAAGTCGACGCTCACCTTGAAAGTCCCATCCGACCTCTCCTATTCGGGGTCCAAGGTTACGCTGCTCGCAATACCGGCGTTAGGCCAGCGATACTCGTTTTTCCACCGATTCATCGCCAATCCCGGCACGCACGTTCGGATGCGGCTGCCGAGGTAATGTCGCGGATGACTCCCGCGCTTGAATGGGATCGGAGACCACCCATGCCAAGAGTACGCCAAAAGTCGCGAAAGGACCAGCAGGCCG
This genomic interval from Gemmatimonadaceae bacterium contains the following:
- a CDS encoding thiamine pyrophosphate-binding protein, whose translation is MFSGEKICTLLEQLGVTHVVTVPDSTIGRWQAAIKERGTPSLVRVCREGEAWQVAAGLQLGGAAPLVLIQCTGLLESGDAIRNALHDFGLPLFAIIGYRSYLNQDTLPGDTCLVFTEPTLDAWKIDYRLITMLSQFDDIGAHFIACRDAGKPGAILLAEGKA